Part of the Cricetulus griseus strain 17A/GY unplaced genomic scaffold, alternate assembly CriGri-PICRH-1.0 unplaced_scaffold_35, whole genome shotgun sequence genome, aaagttttgaaagattttagttcacagagagaaaaagtttcccacaggccttggcccattacaaggaagttgaccccaaccctgggcacatcctatggtttagatggGGAcgatcgccaagacaaccctctttagGTCACACCTGGCTGGACAATAGACATTCAAGGATTTTTCAGGGtccgttctgtggtttttcctttgtagaaaagcaggtcacaccggggtgaccactctaacatgagatcatactttgtaatcaatcactttgtgccccttgcctgtatgctgatctgcagttttttcctatataaggagcttgcatcCCATGCTGGAGTGTGCAGATTCCCTGATATTACTGACACCCAAAAGCACATTctttcaataaaccctcttgcttttgcagctcttggtctggtttctgagtttaGGgagctcctcgggatcctgaggcccttaggggtctgggggtttTTCACATAAACAGTTTCTAATAGGCCTGAGCCAGTGTTAAACCATATTTAGACAAAAATGAAAGTATACAAGATAATAAATCCTAGAGTTTGTAGTCAAGAACCACAGATGGGCCTGGGATCTTGACCATGGTCACTTTTCACACTTTCTCAAATTGAGATCTTATTCATTAAGTGATCTTAATCACTTACCAACCCAGACTTTTGTTAagatttatgttttgagacaatgtaTTTCCTAATGGCTAAGGTGGCTTTGATACCCCAACTCTCAGCGAAATTCCTATCTCCGGCTTCCTCCTGCTAGCATTACTGTTTTGAGCCAATGTCCCATGTTTGAGCATTATTCATATGAACCACATGGTTCTGAGTGTGAGTCAGATAGGAATCAGGACACCCACAAAGTCTCCTAAAATGTCAAAGTACCtgtcttatggtttctattgctgcaatgatcACTGATTGACCAACAGAAAACTGGAAAGGAGAGGATTTCTTTGGGTTATACTTCAACATCATAGTCTAccagtgaaggaagtcagaataggAACTCAAAGGGCAGGGAATGGAAGGCAGTAGCTAATGCAGAGGGCaaaaggatgctgcttactggctttcatCCCAAAGCTTGCTTAGcctgtaattttttctttaaagatttttattatgtatagtcttctgcctgcgtgccagcagagggcaccagatctcattcaaggtggttgtgagccaccatgtggctgctaagaattgaactcaggacctcaggaagaacagtcagtgctcttaaccgctgagccatctctccagcccccagcttaGCCTGTAATTTTATTAGAACAAAGGACCAAAAGCCCAGGAGTCACCCCAGCCAAAATGAGCTGGACCCACTCCACCCCATCCCTAGTTAAGAAAATTCCCTAGAGCAGAATCTTATAGAAGCAGTCTCTCACCTATCCACAATCCTGAAATCAGTTCTGGAATAAAGATGACTGCTCTGTGACCTGCTCTCTTACCTATTTGGGTTAAAGGAATATGGCTTGAATCCATTGATGCTATGCAAGGGTTTTGGAGCTGTAGCCCAGTGGGGAGAGAGCTTGCTTGCCTAGAATCATAAACCCTGGGCATTCACTTCATCACTGCATGACCTAGACCTGGGACATCCTGCTGTCCCGGAATTCAAGATttgaggcatgaggatcagaagttaaaggTCATCGCTGGTTATATTAAATTAGGGGACAGATGGTATACACACAACTGGTTctcaaaacaatttcaaaattgTCCTCAGACAGTGGTGGCTCAAGACTTTAATCACAGTATTTGGAAGATGGAGGATGAAGGCAGATCTGTgcgtcccaggccagcctggaggagacagcaagagctacacgAAGAGACCAcatcttaaaagaacaaaacaacaacaacaaaaacaaatgtataaaCAAACACTTTGTTTCTTGCAGGGAGACATGCATGGTTTCATCAAAAGACTTTTTCAGAAGACCAGTCAGCACCCTGAGTAGAGAAATGAAATTAAGACTGGGACATGAgccagtttttcaagacagggtttctctgtggctttggaggctgtcttggaagtagctcttgcagaccaggctggtctcgaactcacagagatccatttgcctctgctcctgagtgctggcattaaagatgtgccCCATCAACGGCCAGCTAGGAGTGGTTttacataactttaatcccaccatCTTGAAGTGagccaggaggatccctgggtttgaggcaggcctggtctccatAAAGAGTTACAGGCCATGCAGGAACCACAGAGTTATCCCTATATCAAAAAAGGTCTGGGATAGGATATAAGATGATGGCTCACACTCATATCAAGAAGTAAAACAGCATTGTCACTTCTTTGAGTCTGTTctaggcaaacaaacaaaaaaattaaaaggaaaacattagtCAATCATTGTtgtacactcctttaattccaatGTTCTATAGGCAAAACTAGCCAAAGTCTACATGTTCAAGGTCACAAGTTCCTACATAGAGTTCCAAGTCATCCCATGTTATATACTGAGACACTGCGATCCATTATTttgtgactggagagatgccaAGGAGGTTAAGAGAGGATTGGTCTTTCTAAGGGCACAAGATGCAGCATGGCTTACGACTACTTATATGGAACTTAAGATCCAGAGAAGTCCTAAGAAATCCAACTGCTCTGTCTGAgcaccttcatttctttttaggaACCAAGTTAAAAAATAGCATGGCACAACATCTTTTCTCAGCTTGAGCCATTGCATGAAGTGATCACTGTAGTCCTTGAGAGTGCGGAAGATGTGGGTATATTCAGCTAGGACTTTCAATGTCTGCTGCTTTCCCTCTGTTGTGGGATCTTTCTTTAATGGTTCCTTCTTCGGTCTAGAGAAACCATTCTGTGTTCTAACACATCTTTCCTCAAAACCACTTTCGATATGGTGCAGATTGAGCACTTGTAGTCTGCACTGCCTGTGGGTTAAACAGGAAGGAGGTTCATATGACAGTTATAATATTACAGATCCCACATCTCAGCCTCCCACCACTACATCGACATTGATGCCACCCTTTCCTTCCTCACCAACAGACACTCACTTAGGCCAAACGGGCTGGTTAAGGAGCCAATCCATTCCATCCAAAACAGCCTGGAAGTTATCCTCGTGGACATATTGTATAAGGGACCCGAGAGGAAGGCAGGGGAAGGGCCAAGATATTATCATGGCCTTCACTACATTTGTTTGTCTATTAATGAAGGCCTGCTCAAACAGTGGTGGGTAAAAAAAGGTGTGAAGCCTCTCCAGAGCAGAGATGCTCAAGTCTTCATCTGTCAGGAGCCCTTGAATAGCCAGCTGCTGGAGAGTGGGCACAGCCTGGAAGCTCATCCTGGGGGATTCAGTTAAGGGATCCTGTGGAAGCATCCAGAAAGACATCTTTTCAGAACAAAGCTTAGAAAGGTCTTTGCTCCTGCAATTATAAACATCACCTCAGGGTCAGAATCCCTGCTCAGAAGGTAGAAACCAGGTTTTCCCATTTGACTTTCTGTCTGATGCTCTCACAGCTACAGTTCCATCAGGCAGCATGGTGGACTGAGGATCAGCCACATAAAGTGTGCCTTACCATTATTCTGCCCAGTCCCAAACCCCATTGCCCTGAGTCCTACTCTGCTCTGGAGTGGGTAAACTAGAAAGCTGGATCTTCATCCTTTTAGGGTGAACCCTTGCTCCATAAGATCCTCAAACTGAAATGTTCCCTGTGAAATcttccctccctcattctctGTTCAACTCAAGGGGCCCGGCTGGGAACAATCTGTGAAATGGATACAGGTATATTTCTTTTAAGAACCTgagtcctgggctggagagaaggctcagtggttaagagcactgactgctcttccagaggtcttgagttcaattcccaccaaccatatggtggctcacaaccatccattatgagatctggtgccctctgctggtgtgcagatatacatggaagcagaatgttgtatacataataaataaataaaatctttaaaaaaaaagaacctgagtccagggctggatagatggctcaggggttaagagcactggctactcttccagaggtcctgagttcaattcctagcaactacatgatggctcacaaacatacataataagATCAGGTGCCctcctctgtgagttcgagtccagcctggtctgcagagggagtgccaggataggctccaaagctacagagataccctgcctcaaaaaaccaaaaaatagccgggcattggtggcccacgcctataatcccagcatttggaaggcagaggcaggaggatctctgtgagttcaaggccagcctggtctccagagcgagtggcaggatagactccaaagctacacagagaaaccctgtctcaaagaaacgaaaaacaagcaaacaaacaaaaaaacaaaaacaaaacaaaacaaaaaaaaagaaataaggtgccctcttctggctgcagggttacatgcagacagaacaatgtatagtaataaataaatctttaaaaaaaaaactaaaaaacttaaaaaaaaagaaaaaagaacctgaTGAGTCCTGGAGAGGGGCTGGTATGGGAATGTGGTgcccaagcctttaattccagcactttggagacaagATAGGGGATCTCAGGGACTTACTGGTTACCTGGtctcaaagagagttccagaacagccaagagctgttacacagaaaatccctgcctcacaaacaaacaagcaataacCCCAAACCTGAGTCCTGTCCCAGTGTTTGGAGGGATGAAGCAGGATAATGCAAATGTGACACTAACTTACGACAAGGACAGTGTCCAACACAAGCACAGGAACTGAACTGACACCAAAGCTTTGAAACAGCAATGGTGAAAGGTATGAACCAGTGTTAGAAACAGCTGGAGGGCTGAGGACTGTCCCCAAGAGGACCTGCATGTTGCATGCAATGTAGGGAAGACTCGTGTGAGAGAACAAACTCTAGTGTTAGATATAACTGCACTTCATTGCCTTTGGTGGGGTTGCagctcaagacagggtttctctgtgtagcccaggctgtcctagaactctctgtagaccaggcaggtctgcAACTCAGAGATCAATCTGCTTCTGTTATGGTTAAAGTTGTATGCAACTACTGCCTGGCTACTTTTTGGTTTCTTAGTTGTATGTTTTATTGTTGTCTCAGTGTTGTCACTATGAGACACTGTCTGGCCTGAAAGTTGCTGGGAAGACCAGGCTACTCTTCCTCTAACTAACAAGATCTGCCTACCTATACCATGATATTGCTGTGATTCATAGCAAGTACTTCCACCCCAGGCTGCTATCTCTCTTAGATGCAAAGTCTCCCTAGGTACTCCAGACTAGCCTGAAACTGAAGATCTTCACACCTCAGCTCAGCCAAGGTCTGAGCTGccaccctcttcttgcctttgaatttgacctttttaaaatttgacttcttACAGGGCCTTGTGAAGCTCCCCCTATCAAGGATCCTAGCTGAAATAACTTTGAAGATACCAGCTTCATTTACCAAAGGAGGTGAGATTACTTTTCTGTTTGTCCACTCTGTTCTTTAGGACCTGGTAAAAGAAATTTCACTTATACCAGGAACTGAGGACATAATGCATTCACTTAGATCCCTGGATGTCCTTTTAGAGAACCTGGTCTCAATTCCCAA contains:
- the LOC118239815 gene encoding PRAME family member 12-like, with translation MSFQAVPTLQQLAIQGLLTDEDLSISALERLHTFFYPPLFEQAFINRQTNVVKAMIISWPFPCLPLGSLIQYVHEDNFQAVLDGMDWLLNQPVWPKQCRLQVLNLHHIESGFEERCVRTQNGFSRPKKEPLKKDPTTEGKQQTLKVLAEYTHIFRTLKDYSDHFMQWLKLRKDRQGFSLNITLTCNSLCNPGWF